ATTCAACCAGGCAATACAATAATCTTAGAAAACGGCCAAAGGGGCAAGGTTACTGACATTAATTGGAGAAATACTACCCTTTTGACTCCTGATAATAATTTGATAATAATACCAAACTCAAAGATTTCTACTTCAATAATTACAAACTATTCTTTTCCAGAAGAAAACTTTAGCGTTAGCTTGCAAATAGGCATTTCTTACGATAGCAATCTTAACGAAGTAGAGGAAAAAACTGTTAACTTTCTTAAAAACTTTGTACAAAATACTCCTGGATGTGTAAAAAATATTGACCCCATATTAAGATATCAAAAATTTGACAATTCCTGCATAACCCTTTCTATATACATAAGAGTACAATCTTATTCAGACCAGTTTGTAGTTCTCCACGAACTAATCAAGTCAATACACAAGTTTTATAAAGAAAACCACATTGAAATACCATACCCAATTCAAAATATTATTTTAGAAAAATCAAAAAAACTTGATAATTCTCTTTAAATAGAATTTCCTTAACTAGTATCAATTTATTATTTTAATGTTTTCCTTTAAAACAATAATTACAATAATTTAAAAATCAAGGTTTGCGTTCTTTCACTTTTGTATAATTATATGATATTATTATCTAATAATGTTTAAATCAATTTATAAATTTTGAAGAGGGGTAGTTTATGAAAAAATTCGATGTTAGAAAAAGGCTTCCAAAGAGTAGGAAGGGAAGAATAGTTCTTACCGTCTTAATTGTAGTGTTAATAGCGCTATTCTTTTTCATCAAGAAAAAAATAGAAATTATGCTCACTCCTCCAGCAAAACCTTATTCTGCAGTAGTAAAAGTGGTCAAAGTGAAATCAGGAATCCTCAAGGCATCACAAAAATATCTAGGAGATTTTCGCCCCGAAAACGACGCTCTTATTACCGCTAAAATAAGCGCAAAGCTCGATTATATAGCCAGCGAAGGCACTCCAGTGAAAATTGGACAGGTAGTTGCAAAATTAGATTCAAAAGATATTCAATCGAATATTCAATCACTTATATATAACAAGAGATCTCTTGAAAGTACACTAAGCGGTGCGTATTCTGAAATAGAAGCTGCAAACACCCAACTTGCGAACGCAAAAAATAATTTAGAGAGATACCAATATTTATACAAAGTAGAAGCAGTACCAAAAGTAGAACTAGAAACAATGGAAAACAATTACAAAGCAGCTGAAGCCAATCAAAAAACTGCAATAAGCCATCTTCAAAGTATTCAGGAAAGTATAAAAAGTGTCAACTCTCAAATCGCTTCTCTTGAAGATTCTTTGACTTATAGCATAATCACATCCCCTTTTAATGGCTTTATTGTAAAAAAATACTTTAATGAAGGCGATACAGTAGTTCAAGGAAAGCCTATATTAGAAATTACAGGAGGCGAGAATTCACTTGTGTACGTGAGCGTACCCGTTGAAATTTCAAGCAAAGTTAAAGTTGGAGATGTTGAAACTATATCTTATAATGGCAAGACTGCTCAAGCAGTAGTAGACGCAATACTTTCAAGTTCTGACAATAACTTAAACATGATAAAACTAAAACTTAACTCTAATCCTTTCAACCTACCAGCGCACACAATGATAGATACATATATTTACACTGGAAGTGCCAAAGGCTTTATAGTTCCAAACAACTCAATAGTAAAATCAAATGGCAGAACATACGTAATTGTTGTAGGAAAAGATAATCGAGCAAAATTTGTAGACGTAAATATACTTGCCCAAAGCGATAAAGAAAGTTGCGTCAGTGGTGATCTTACAGATAATTCAGAAGTAGTCACTGGAGAAGATTCACTTCTCTTGAGAATATATGAAAACCAACCCCTCGAAGTGGTAAAAGAGTAGAAGATGCTTAAATGGTATATTACTAGACCACATTTTGTATTTGCAATACTTATTGCCTTTTTATTACTTGGTATAATAGGGTTTTTTAGCATGTCAAGAGACCTCTTCCCACCTGCTGATAGACCCCAAATTGATGTAGTAGTTGTAGAACCTGGCGCTTCAGCAAGGTATGTAGCAGATCATGTAAGTGCAGTAATAGAAAGAGAACTTTATACACTTAGCGGTATCAGGAGGGTTTATTCTACTTCCAACGACGGATTTTGCACTGTTACAGCAGAATTTCACTATGGCAAAAATATTGGAGAAGCTAAGACAGATGTTCAAAATGGTCTGTCTAAAGTAGCAAACCTATTGCCATCTGATATTCAGACTCCTCAAATTTACGAGGTTACGTCATATTCACCACCCGTAATAGTACTTTCGATTTCTCCAAAAGAAGGCTCAAACCTTTCGATGTCAGATGTAAGATATATCGCTGAAAATCAGATAAAGGATGAGATATTAAGAACAGGTGAAGTTGCAAACGTTGATGTTTTCGGAGGATACCAAAAAGACATAGAAATAAAATTTGACAATACGAAACTGGCATCTTTAGGACTTAGCGTTCAAGATGTAGTAAATACAATCCAAAAATCGAACAAAGACATGCCACTCGGTATTATTATGAACCCAAATTCACAATATACCTTTAAAGTGCTTACAGAAGCTACAAATCTTGACATGATAAGAAATTTCCAAATAACCCCGGGTGTAAAATTAAAAGATGTAGCAAGCGTAGACTACGGCTATCCGTCTCCTACATCTTTCTACCACGGAGATGGACATCAGGCAATCGCTGTTGCTGTACAAAGGCCATATGGTGGAGCTGTAATGACA
Above is a genomic segment from Thermodesulfobium narugense DSM 14796 containing:
- a CDS encoding mechanosensitive ion channel family protein — encoded protein: MFTSLEILIVFLFLARTTSKIIVHFFSKNDSILPATSIISNVIFIAVIFLGILVMLEGIGISDVPILTTFGVGGLAVSLALQDTLSNFFAGIHILASKKIQPGNTIILENGQRGKVTDINWRNTTLLTPDNNLIIIPNSKISTSIITNYSFPEENFSVSLQIGISYDSNLNEVEEKTVNFLKNFVQNTPGCVKNIDPILRYQKFDNSCITLSIYIRVQSYSDQFVVLHELIKSIHKFYKENHIEIPYPIQNIILEKSKKLDNSL
- a CDS encoding efflux RND transporter periplasmic adaptor subunit, which gives rise to MKKFDVRKRLPKSRKGRIVLTVLIVVLIALFFFIKKKIEIMLTPPAKPYSAVVKVVKVKSGILKASQKYLGDFRPENDALITAKISAKLDYIASEGTPVKIGQVVAKLDSKDIQSNIQSLIYNKRSLESTLSGAYSEIEAANTQLANAKNNLERYQYLYKVEAVPKVELETMENNYKAAEANQKTAISHLQSIQESIKSVNSQIASLEDSLTYSIITSPFNGFIVKKYFNEGDTVVQGKPILEITGGENSLVYVSVPVEISSKVKVGDVETISYNGKTAQAVVDAILSSSDNNLNMIKLKLNSNPFNLPAHTMIDTYIYTGSAKGFIVPNNSIVKSNGRTYVIVVGKDNRAKFVDVNILAQSDKESCVSGDLTDNSEVVTGEDSLLLRIYENQPLEVVKE